From the Silurus meridionalis isolate SWU-2019-XX chromosome 5, ASM1480568v1, whole genome shotgun sequence genome, one window contains:
- the gjb1b gene encoding connexin 31.7, translating to MNWASFYAVISGVNRHSTGIGRIWLSVIFIFRIMVLVVAAESVWGDEKSGFTCNTQQPGCNSVCYDQFFPISHIRLWALQLILVSTPALLVAMHVAHRRHIDKKILKLSGRGATKEFEQLKNQKFKITGALWWTYMISIIFRIIFEVAFLYIFYVIYPDFKMVRLVKCDSYPCPNTVDCFVSRPTEKTIFTVFMLVVSGVCVLLNIAEVLYLVGRACVRYFRKPEGDPQGPWLTQMLSPYKQNEINQLISEHSFKPRLNLTRKSPTDKGERCSAF from the coding sequence ATGAATTGGGCGTCTTTTTACGCCGTTATCAGCGGTGTAAATAGGCATTCGACAGGCATTGGTCGCATCTGGCTCTCTGTCATCTTTATCTTTCGCATTATGGTTTTGGTAGTGGCTGCTGAAAGTGTTTGGGGCGATGAGAAGTCTGGCTTCACCTGCAACACCCAGCAGCCTGGTTGCAACAGTGTGTGTTATGACCAGTTCTTCCCAATTTCCCATATCCGTCTCTGGGCCCTGCAACTGATTCTTGTCTCAACGCCAGCACTGCTGGTAGCTATGCATGTTGCCCATCGTCGACACATTGACAAAAAGATCCTCAAACTATCAGGACGAGGTGCCACTAAGGAGTTTGAACAGTTAAAAAACCAGAAATTCAAGATTACTGGTGCACTTTGGTGGACGTATATGATAAGCATAATCTTCCGCATCATTTTTGAGGTGGCTTTCTTGtacatattttatgtaatatacCCTGATTTTAAAATGGTGCGTCTTGTAAAATGTGATTCTTATCCCTGCCCTAACACAGTGGACTGCTTTGTTTCTCGTCCAACAGAGAAGACCATCTTTACGGTTTTTATGCTGGTGGTATCTGGAGTTTGTGTTTTGCTAAACATCGCAGAGGTGCTGTATTTGGTAGGAAGAGCATGTGTCCGTTACTTTCGGAAACCAGAAGGGGATCCACAGGGACCTTGGCTCACTCAAATGCTGTCCCCGTACAAGCAAAATGAAATCAATCAGCTCATATCGGAGCATTCTTTTAAGCCAAGATTGAATTTAACTAGAAAGAGCCCTACTGACAAGGGCGAGAGATGTTCTGCTTTTTAG